From one Pedobacter faecalis genomic stretch:
- a CDS encoding NUDIX domain-containing protein, with product MKSAGILLYRKGSAGPQFLLAHPGGPFFRNKDAGVWTIPKGEPSEGEGLFDAAVREFEEETGHKPAGDFIALQPIVQKAGKEVHAWAVEGDFDPDHLRCNTFEMEWPPRSGKMEAFEEVDKVAWFGYAEACEKINEKQRGLLTELLAVLQNQGANKT from the coding sequence TTGAAAAGTGCTGGAATTTTACTGTACAGAAAAGGTAGTGCGGGACCACAATTTCTGCTTGCACATCCGGGCGGGCCATTCTTTCGAAATAAGGACGCTGGGGTGTGGACCATCCCGAAGGGCGAACCCAGTGAAGGCGAGGGGCTGTTCGACGCAGCCGTAAGAGAATTTGAGGAGGAGACGGGGCACAAGCCTGCGGGCGACTTTATTGCCCTGCAGCCCATTGTGCAGAAAGCCGGCAAGGAAGTGCATGCCTGGGCAGTGGAGGGCGATTTTGATCCGGATCACCTGCGCTGCAATACATTTGAGATGGAGTGGCCACCCAGGTCGGGCAAGATGGAGGCCTTTGAGGAGGTCGACAAAGTGGCTTGGTTCGGCTATGCAGAGGCCTGTGAAAAGATCAACGAAAAGCAGCGGGGCTTGCTCACCGAACTTCTTGCCGTACTGCAAAACCAAGGCGCAAACAAAACTTAA
- a CDS encoding MBL fold metallo-hydrolase, whose amino-acid sequence MESVKIQVIGCGDAFGSGGRLNTCFFVAAHNTRFLVDCGASSLPALKRAGIAIEEIDTIVITHFHGDHYGGVPFVILDAATAKRSRPLNIITPPGGRERISALTDLLYPGSKPIEKITVNFIEYEQHKPLLAANLSIVAFPVIHSEEALPHGLRIRTGNRILSFSGDTSWTDELIPLSADADLFICECNFYQTQVKGHLSYIELESRLSQLTCKRLLLNHFDHEMLSNMQYVKPECATDGLVVHI is encoded by the coding sequence ATGGAAAGTGTAAAAATACAGGTTATTGGCTGCGGAGACGCTTTTGGCAGTGGAGGCAGGCTTAATACCTGCTTTTTCGTAGCCGCGCACAATACCAGATTTCTGGTCGACTGCGGCGCAAGCAGTCTGCCCGCCCTGAAACGTGCAGGCATAGCCATCGAAGAGATTGATACCATTGTAATCACTCATTTTCATGGCGATCATTATGGTGGTGTACCCTTCGTTATCCTCGATGCGGCTACCGCAAAGCGCAGTCGCCCCCTCAACATCATCACACCCCCCGGCGGCAGGGAGCGCATCAGCGCACTGACTGATCTGCTGTATCCTGGCAGCAAGCCCATTGAAAAAATAACGGTCAACTTTATTGAATACGAGCAGCATAAACCCCTGCTGGCGGCCAACCTATCTATCGTGGCTTTCCCGGTGATACATAGTGAGGAAGCTCTGCCGCATGGGCTGCGCATCAGAACGGGCAACCGCATTCTGAGCTTTTCGGGTGATACCTCCTGGACAGATGAACTGATTCCGCTTAGCGCCGATGCAGATCTGTTCATTTGCGAGTGCAACTTCTATCAAACCCAGGTAAAGGGTCACCTAAGCTATATTGAGCTTGAAAGCCGACTTAGTCAGCTGACCTGTAAAAGATTACTTCTCAATCACTTCGATCATGAAATGCTGTCCAACATGCAGTATGTAAAACCAGAATGCGCCACGGATGGTTTAGTAGTGCACATCTAA
- a CDS encoding 6-bladed beta-propeller yields MFKTTLIYPLLGMLVFVLFCHSGHAQESKIDSSEMKTLRIDPQSARGAAVSQIFDEVEFIPLETTKESLFGSIAEFDLTDSCYVIFDYDTRGVFIFNRDGKFQGRINASSLPKEENEKEPQNFWGFQLRKEGDRSLIQIQSRKYAIFFDTKGKLVKKVLHKDNKYRGEYTFSNGDQVQQGFRDNKTKDSTYYELAVLRDTVPVATYLPFDVKRYENDQFFGHGGVYDYRVQDELFFLTYYKTNIYKLTPKKLSLAYRIIFPAANTLPADFLSNPVYKGKRQEYFDANRDAIYALSGTYKFGNNLYFKTHSWGGSREKKFAFVYNLDNADLISLGNLEPDSLSHFLPVNDAGSGWDFSNRGFHKYDGTYLYTSYSSLAMFSFKEQSAGKNATYPPKLVSYFKSENKKSNPVLIRLKPKKN; encoded by the coding sequence ATGTTTAAAACAACGCTCATCTACCCCCTGCTCGGTATGCTTGTCTTTGTATTGTTTTGCCATTCGGGCCATGCGCAGGAAAGCAAAATAGACAGCTCAGAAATGAAAACGCTACGTATTGATCCGCAAAGTGCCCGCGGAGCAGCCGTATCGCAAATATTCGACGAAGTAGAGTTTATACCGCTGGAGACAACTAAAGAGAGTCTTTTTGGATCAATCGCAGAATTTGATCTGACAGACAGTTGCTATGTGATCTTCGATTACGATACCAGAGGTGTCTTTATATTTAACAGAGACGGCAAGTTCCAGGGCAGGATTAACGCAAGCAGTTTGCCTAAAGAAGAAAATGAAAAGGAACCTCAGAACTTTTGGGGTTTCCAGCTTAGGAAAGAGGGCGACAGATCACTCATTCAGATTCAATCCAGAAAGTACGCTATCTTTTTTGATACTAAAGGAAAGCTTGTTAAAAAGGTACTCCACAAGGATAACAAATACCGGGGCGAATATACTTTCTCCAATGGAGATCAGGTTCAGCAGGGTTTTCGGGATAACAAGACCAAAGACAGCACCTACTATGAGCTGGCCGTACTCAGAGATACGGTCCCGGTAGCAACTTATCTCCCTTTCGACGTAAAACGCTATGAGAATGATCAGTTCTTTGGCCACGGTGGTGTTTATGACTATCGCGTTCAGGATGAGTTGTTTTTTCTGACGTATTATAAAACTAATATTTACAAGCTGACTCCTAAGAAACTTTCTCTTGCCTACCGCATTATTTTTCCGGCGGCAAACACGTTGCCGGCAGACTTCCTGTCGAACCCCGTGTACAAGGGGAAAAGACAGGAGTATTTCGATGCCAACCGTGATGCGATCTACGCTTTGAGCGGAACCTATAAATTTGGAAATAACCTTTATTTTAAGACACACAGCTGGGGAGGCTCGAGGGAAAAGAAATTTGCCTTTGTATATAACCTTGATAACGCTGACCTGATCTCTCTTGGCAATCTGGAACCGGATTCTCTGTCGCATTTCCTTCCCGTTAATGATGCAGGAAGCGGCTGGGATTTCTCTAACCGGGGATTTCATAAATACGACGGGACGTATTTGTATACCAGTTATTCCTCGCTCGCGATGTTTAGTTTCAAAGAGCAAAGTGCAGGCAAAAATGCCACCTATCCGCCTAAACTGGTTAGCTATTTTAAATCAGAAAACAAGAAAAGCAATCCGGTATTAATACGCCTGAAACCCAAGAAAAATTAA
- a CDS encoding CvpA family protein, with protein sequence MNWLDFILIIILLLSILSAVQRGFILSAAELVCWLGSLALALFGYGLLLNLLNAVVPSLGVWAAPVAFLVTLIVARLLLERAVEYVLAGIDRHWHGHLLNRILGVVPGVINGFLWMLFLSALFMLMPLTSRLSGQSNESKLNDWVLDRASWAKDKLAPVFTDFFQKIVPANNAAVNKEESIDLPFKVNKPSTRPDLEAEMLELVNQERAKEGLKPFKADTALRVVARKHSADMFARGYFSHIAPEGTTPFQRIDREGILYLTAGENLALAPTLKIAHEGLMKSPGHRANILRPAFGRVGIGVLQGGIYGLMITQNFRN encoded by the coding sequence TTGAACTGGCTCGACTTTATACTGATCATTATTCTGCTGCTGTCTATCCTTTCGGCCGTGCAGCGAGGCTTTATATTGTCGGCCGCCGAACTGGTGTGCTGGCTGGGTAGTCTGGCGCTTGCATTGTTTGGCTACGGACTGTTGCTTAACCTGCTCAATGCAGTTGTGCCCTCCCTCGGGGTATGGGCTGCCCCTGTGGCATTTCTCGTGACACTTATTGTAGCCCGCTTGTTGCTGGAGCGCGCGGTGGAATATGTACTTGCGGGCATCGACCGGCACTGGCATGGGCACTTGCTGAACAGGATTCTTGGCGTGGTTCCGGGCGTGATCAACGGCTTTTTGTGGATGCTTTTCTTGTCGGCTTTGTTTATGCTGATGCCGCTGACCAGCCGGCTGTCGGGCCAAAGCAACGAGAGCAAGTTAAACGATTGGGTGCTCGACCGCGCCAGTTGGGCTAAAGACAAACTGGCGCCTGTGTTCACCGATTTCTTTCAGAAGATCGTTCCGGCCAATAACGCCGCGGTGAATAAGGAGGAAAGTATTGACCTTCCGTTTAAAGTGAACAAGCCTTCTACCCGGCCGGATCTGGAGGCTGAAATGCTGGAGCTGGTCAACCAGGAACGTGCAAAAGAGGGCTTAAAGCCATTCAAGGCCGATACCGCCTTGCGCGTTGTAGCGCGTAAGCATTCTGCGGATATGTTTGCCCGCGGATACTTCTCGCATATCGCACCCGAGGGCACTACGCCTTTTCAGCGTATCGACCGTGAGGGGATTCTTTACCTCACCGCCGGTGAAAACCTGGCTTTAGCACCTACGCTGAAGATTGCCCATGAAGGCCTGATGAAATCGCCCGGTCATCGTGCTAATATTCTCAGGCCGGCATTCGGTCGGGTGGGCATTGGGGTGCTGCAGGGCGGGATATACGGTCTGATGATCACCCAAAACTTCAGAAACTAA